In Halococcus agarilyticus, one genomic interval encodes:
- a CDS encoding metallophosphoesterase family protein, translating to MRRRTVLQATAGAAIVGTAGSTTAASSIQDDESAEFRRDDSPVRFSPAIRNADPLKVGIVSDIHWRDEPRPQHIVSKEVAKENLRRAATELNEWGADFVVQQGDLVDGCCGRAERPPGAIRRGIREARAFLDDVLDAPVHHVLGNHEYMWPNADIERTYSIYGWDGLEDTFYTVKRKGVTFAVLNSAYTETNRKQNTTDHRIPQECLCWLRDIVAETDGPLFSVSHVPLTGGDGTKYDSTRGATTALEHLHSAPGYVGGFFGHSHHAPNWKRVRVQTDSRGSPHVHTCSPNYFAEGDAVRHSRSSERLVPYTKVAISPAGWQAIASYADWDVRTSANWRYETDALRSLRRNDCSSNAGG from the coding sequence ATGCGGAGACGCACCGTTCTTCAGGCCACTGCCGGGGCTGCGATCGTCGGCACTGCAGGGTCCACCACCGCTGCTTCCTCCATACAGGACGACGAGTCCGCCGAGTTTCGACGGGACGACTCGCCCGTTCGGTTCTCGCCGGCGATCCGGAACGCGGACCCGCTCAAAGTGGGGATCGTCTCGGACATCCACTGGCGTGACGAGCCCCGCCCGCAACACATCGTCTCGAAGGAGGTGGCCAAGGAAAACCTCCGCAGGGCTGCAACCGAGCTCAACGAATGGGGAGCGGACTTCGTCGTCCAACAGGGCGACCTCGTCGACGGATGCTGTGGTCGGGCCGAACGCCCGCCGGGGGCAATCAGACGCGGCATTCGCGAGGCGAGGGCGTTTTTGGACGACGTTCTCGACGCACCCGTTCACCACGTCCTCGGCAACCACGAGTACATGTGGCCGAACGCGGACATCGAACGGACGTACTCGATCTACGGCTGGGACGGACTCGAAGACACGTTCTACACGGTGAAACGGAAGGGAGTCACCTTCGCCGTGCTGAACTCCGCGTACACCGAAACGAACCGAAAACAGAATACCACCGATCACCGGATCCCGCAGGAGTGTCTTTGCTGGCTGCGTGATATCGTCGCGGAGACCGACGGTCCGCTGTTTTCGGTCTCCCACGTTCCGCTGACCGGTGGCGACGGCACGAAGTACGACTCCACACGAGGGGCGACCACGGCACTCGAACATCTCCACTCGGCACCCGGCTACGTCGGGGGGTTTTTCGGCCACTCGCATCACGCCCCGAACTGGAAGCGTGTGCGTGTCCAGACCGATAGCCGTGGATCACCGCACGTCCACACGTGCTCGCCGAACTACTTCGCCGAGGGCGACGCGGTTCGACACAGCCGTTCGTCAGAGCGTCTCGTCCCGTACACCAAGGTCGCCATCTCACCCGCCGGCTGGCAGGCGATCGCCTCATACGCGGACTGGGATGTGCGGACGAGCGCCAACTGGCGCTACGAGACGGACGCGCTCCGCTCGCTACGTCGGAACGACTGCTCTTCCAACGCTGGCGGCTGA
- a CDS encoding glycosyltransferase family 4 protein, whose translation MHVCYLYHKEYPQNNATATNEFPRILSSLGVDVTVIAARTAPTQPAHEVVDGVTVHRIPTDKSTRKSIEPTRFGYRGLRKIDELCRTDPIDVLHMLGFPNLGLVLHPVPWLDAPENVVVDIRGIGTSSKLLNWISRVALNVQATLADNVNTLDRVMAESVLLDDDAAEIVPLGADFERFRPGDGSEIRRSLGLSSTDVVFGYTGVLNESRALDRMIEAFAAAHETHPQSKLVVVGGGNARADLERTAARLGCSDAVIFTGEIPFADVPEHVRAFDVGFAYIPDRRPYRIQPPLKTVEFLASGLPALATDTPGNRRFVEQDGNGLLRPDSKAAYADAIRELVDSPAKREALGANARASVREYDYTHIVENRLLPLYERIVADEPSRPLRSPERSS comes from the coding sequence GTGCACGTCTGCTATCTCTATCACAAGGAGTATCCGCAGAACAACGCGACCGCGACGAACGAGTTCCCCCGCATACTGTCGAGTCTCGGCGTCGACGTCACCGTCATCGCGGCACGGACCGCTCCCACTCAGCCAGCACACGAGGTAGTGGACGGCGTGACCGTACACAGAATCCCCACCGACAAATCGACCCGGAAATCGATCGAGCCGACCCGGTTCGGCTACCGGGGGTTGCGGAAGATCGACGAGCTGTGCCGGACCGATCCGATCGACGTGCTCCACATGCTCGGATTTCCGAACCTCGGCCTCGTCCTCCATCCGGTGCCGTGGCTCGACGCGCCGGAGAACGTCGTCGTCGACATCCGGGGTATCGGCACGAGCAGCAAACTCCTGAACTGGATCTCGCGGGTCGCGCTCAACGTCCAGGCGACGCTCGCCGACAACGTGAACACGCTGGACCGAGTCATGGCCGAAAGCGTTCTGCTGGACGACGACGCCGCGGAAATCGTTCCGCTGGGTGCCGATTTCGAGCGGTTTCGTCCCGGCGACGGCAGCGAGATACGCCGATCCCTCGGGCTGTCATCGACGGACGTCGTGTTCGGGTACACCGGCGTTCTCAACGAGTCGCGCGCCCTCGATCGGATGATCGAGGCGTTCGCCGCGGCCCATGAGACCCATCCGCAAAGCAAACTCGTCGTCGTCGGTGGCGGGAACGCCCGGGCCGATCTCGAACGAACCGCCGCCAGGCTCGGGTGTTCCGACGCGGTGATCTTCACCGGCGAGATCCCGTTCGCGGACGTTCCCGAACACGTCCGTGCGTTCGACGTCGGGTTCGCGTACATCCCGGATCGCCGGCCGTATCGGATCCAGCCGCCGCTGAAGACCGTCGAGTTCCTCGCGTCGGGGCTGCCCGCTCTCGCGACCGATACGCCCGGGAATCGACGGTTCGTCGAACAGGACGGTAACGGGCTTCTCCGTCCCGATTCGAAAGCGGCGTATGCGGACGCGATTCGTGAACTGGTCGACTCGCCGGCGAAACGGGAGGCACTGGGAGCGAACGCCCGTGCATCGGTTCGCGAGTACGACTACACCCACATCGTCGAGAACCGACTCCTCCCGCTGTACGAACGGATCGTCGCGGACGAACCGTCTCGCCCGCTACGGTCTCCGGAACGATCGTCGTGA
- a CDS encoding sulfatase codes for MSSSPNVLLLVVDSLRYDAVFGDESYDTPTLDRLADESVVFDRCYSQGISTAPAMTAMLTGRYPLEYGGHWYIEDEQPTFAEQFHDNGYATGAIHSNPNVSRLRNFDKGFDTFEENILPFETDGLLERAPDDLLRYANKFVRLLRRTPYMPSPRVNDRLAKWTEVAPEPWFLWTQYMDVHGPYLPGGEFTYRNKFRAEKLWRKAAVNAAEDVTPAEHEELRTNYRKEVEYFDDELGKFLARLDWRGQLDDTLVVVVGDHGDEFYEHDDYGHSNLPYDELTRVPLLMSFPDGTDIDQPQRVDDLVRCVDILPTALDLAGAELTEEMEQRLVGESLLPLLREGSAPSFDVVVTEKEIRGETALRFGFRTERWKFLYDGKADRTLLYDLDADPDETENVADAHPEVVDEFEDHLDARLERIERTSAGIQIPDLASQPGVEERLQALGYQE; via the coding sequence ATGTCGTCCTCACCGAACGTCCTCCTGTTGGTGGTCGACTCGCTCCGGTACGACGCGGTCTTCGGCGACGAGTCGTACGACACGCCGACGCTCGACCGCCTCGCCGACGAGAGCGTCGTCTTCGATCGCTGCTACTCCCAGGGGATCAGCACGGCCCCGGCGATGACCGCGATGCTCACCGGCCGGTACCCCCTCGAATACGGCGGCCACTGGTACATCGAGGACGAACAGCCCACCTTCGCCGAGCAGTTCCACGACAACGGGTACGCGACCGGCGCGATCCACTCGAACCCGAACGTCTCCCGACTCCGGAACTTCGACAAGGGGTTCGACACCTTCGAGGAGAACATCCTGCCGTTCGAGACCGACGGCCTGCTCGAACGTGCCCCGGACGACCTGCTCCGGTACGCCAACAAGTTCGTCCGACTGTTGCGACGGACGCCGTACATGCCCTCGCCACGGGTGAACGACCGTCTCGCGAAGTGGACCGAAGTGGCCCCGGAGCCGTGGTTCCTCTGGACGCAGTACATGGACGTCCACGGCCCGTACCTCCCCGGTGGCGAGTTCACCTACCGGAACAAGTTCCGGGCGGAGAAGCTGTGGCGAAAGGCGGCCGTCAACGCCGCCGAGGACGTCACGCCGGCCGAACACGAGGAGCTGCGAACGAACTACCGAAAGGAGGTCGAGTACTTCGACGACGAGCTCGGGAAGTTCCTCGCCCGCCTCGACTGGCGGGGCCAGCTCGACGACACGCTCGTCGTGGTCGTCGGCGATCACGGCGACGAGTTCTACGAACACGACGACTACGGCCACAGCAACCTTCCCTACGACGAGCTCACCCGCGTTCCGCTCCTCATGTCGTTCCCGGATGGGACCGACATCGACCAGCCTCAGCGCGTCGACGACCTCGTGCGCTGTGTGGATATCCTGCCGACGGCGCTCGATCTCGCGGGCGCGGAACTCACCGAGGAGATGGAGCAGCGCCTGGTCGGGGAGTCGCTGCTCCCGCTGCTCCGGGAGGGGAGCGCGCCGTCGTTCGACGTCGTCGTGACCGAAAAGGAGATCCGCGGCGAAACCGCGCTCCGGTTCGGGTTCCGGACCGAGCGCTGGAAGTTCCTCTACGACGGCAAGGCGGATCGAACGCTGCTGTACGACCTCGACGCCGATCCGGACGAGACCGAGAACGTCGCCGATGCCCACCCGGAGGTGGTCGACGAATTCGAGGACCACCTCGACGCCCGCCTCGAACGGATCGAACGGACGTCGGCGGGCATCCAGATCCCGGACCTCGCGTCCCAGCCTGGCGTCGAAGAGCGACTACAGGCGCTCGGCTACCAGGAATGA
- a CDS encoding sulfatase, translating into MSRPNVVLVVMDTARAADVTLGTGDDGLAGDSPDAAIEGTETTPTIRSIAEAGTTFSNAWAAAPWTLPSHASLFTGTYPSKHGAHADHKYLDDDLPTLAECFRDGGYETVAVSNNTWISEEFGFGRGFETFHKTWQYVQSETDLGEVARTTEGIETVRALAARLVEGNPLVNVANAVYGQFFRKREDDGARRANREVADWLAARESSRPFFLFANYLEPHLEYRPPEAHAERYLPDGVSYEEAMAISQDAWGYIAGDVEHTEREFAALRGLYRAELAYLDERIGELRDTLRAAGEWEDTVFVLTSDHGENIGDHGLMDHQYCLYETLLDVPLVIHGGAFAGGGVVDDPVQLVDLPPTLLDAADVTAPTARETFQGRSVHPSAEVEPRERAIAEYVAPQPSMDALERRVGSLSPEVRRFDRSLRAIRADGWKLIRGSDGSRELYRLEDDPDERNDRAADDPERATALGDAIDEWLASFEHAAASGAVSMSDDTEARLEDLGYLQ; encoded by the coding sequence ATGAGCCGGCCGAACGTCGTCCTCGTCGTCATGGACACGGCGCGCGCCGCAGACGTCACGCTGGGAACCGGGGACGACGGCCTGGCCGGCGACAGCCCCGACGCCGCGATCGAAGGCACGGAGACGACGCCGACGATCCGATCGATCGCCGAAGCGGGGACGACGTTCTCGAACGCGTGGGCCGCTGCCCCGTGGACGCTCCCCTCTCACGCCTCGCTGTTCACCGGCACGTATCCCTCGAAACACGGCGCGCACGCCGACCACAAGTATCTCGACGACGATCTGCCGACGCTCGCGGAGTGCTTTCGGGACGGGGGCTACGAGACGGTCGCGGTCTCGAACAACACGTGGATCAGCGAGGAGTTCGGTTTCGGCCGCGGGTTCGAAACGTTCCACAAGACGTGGCAGTACGTCCAGTCGGAGACGGACCTCGGCGAGGTAGCCCGCACTACCGAGGGTATCGAGACCGTCCGCGCGCTCGCCGCGCGGCTCGTCGAGGGCAACCCGCTCGTCAACGTCGCCAACGCGGTCTACGGCCAGTTCTTCCGCAAGCGCGAGGACGACGGTGCGCGACGGGCCAATCGGGAGGTGGCCGACTGGCTCGCCGCTCGGGAGTCCTCCCGACCGTTTTTCCTGTTCGCCAACTACCTCGAACCCCATCTCGAGTACCGTCCTCCCGAAGCCCACGCCGAACGATACCTCCCCGACGGCGTCTCCTACGAGGAGGCGATGGCGATCTCCCAGGACGCGTGGGGCTACATCGCGGGCGATGTCGAACACACCGAGCGCGAGTTCGCCGCCCTCCGTGGCCTCTATCGTGCAGAACTCGCCTATCTCGACGAACGCATCGGCGAGCTCAGGGACACGCTCCGGGCAGCGGGCGAGTGGGAGGACACGGTGTTCGTCCTCACCAGCGATCACGGGGAGAACATCGGCGACCACGGGCTGATGGACCACCAGTACTGCCTGTACGAGACGCTGCTCGACGTGCCGCTGGTGATCCACGGCGGCGCGTTCGCCGGCGGCGGTGTCGTCGACGATCCCGTCCAGCTCGTCGATCTCCCGCCGACGCTGCTTGACGCCGCCGACGTGACCGCCCCTACGGCCCGTGAGACGTTCCAGGGACGCTCCGTGCATCCCAGCGCCGAGGTGGAGCCGCGCGAACGCGCCATCGCGGAGTACGTGGCCCCGCAGCCGTCGATGGACGCGCTCGAACGGCGCGTCGGCAGCCTCTCCCCCGAGGTGCGCCGCTTCGATCGGTCGCTGCGCGCGATCCGCGCCGACGGCTGGAAACTGATCCGGGGTTCGGACGGCTCGCGCGAACTCTACCGGCTCGAAGACGATCCCGACGAACGGAACGATCGTGCTGCCGACGATCCCGAACGGGCGACGGCACTCGGCGATGCGATCGACGAGTGGCTGGCGTCGTTCGAACACGCCGCCGCGAGCGGGGCGGTCTCGATGAGCGACGACACGGAAGCACGACTTGAAGACCTCGGTTACCTCCAGTAG
- a CDS encoding S8 family serine peptidase, with protein sequence MEPGAARPQSGGEPNELLIGVAPSTNAVRTAERALPAEARVVGRNSTLGYVRAELPEQTSTAAKARVAESVANRPGIEYAEPNAIYETLLVPNDPRFDDQYAPEMVNAPNAWDTTLGDGDVTIAVVDEGIKYDHPDLEGNMASDVGRDFVDDDDDPYPDDLSTEDHGTHVAGIAAAGTDNSVGVAGISNASLLSVRALDESGTGYTSAIADGIQWAADNGADIINLSIGGGGYTGTLQKAVSYAYGNGVLLVAAAGNDYGGSVTYPAAYSECMAISALDPDGTLASYSNTGPEIELAAPGTNLLSTWVDDGYSSSLSGTSMATPVVSGVAALVLSQQSFSNEKARTQLKNTAVDVGLTSEKQGAGRINAAAAVNEPLPRELTIAENDGAWTTYGFSVSGSISPRNNIGGADEISADGQRATGGVIDGSDGYTITGEITSLSLSGDVSLYMDGAEVSVEQYLPDVLTIEGSGSWSTYEFTATGGVAPRKYIGDADEIDVDAGRVSGGVGSGSDSYHIAGELTDVSVEGTADVYRNGERLDVGGGGAEEHSLTIAENDGAWTAYGFSVSGSISPRNNIGGADEISASGTRATGGVIDGSDGYTITGEITSLSLSGDATVYLDGEALNVEEYLPDVLTVEGSGSWSTYEFTATGGVAPRKYIGDADEIDVDAGRVSGGVGSGSDSYHIAGELTDVSVDSGATVYRNGEETNKSDSPTIGVYSGLSDADFSAVGRMEEWQNAPYPVQNLFVPWNPDEGHMNWLFDRILPRIWNAGRVPLITWEPYTPDTRTSSVDTAALVERNEYDAYIESLADTTPDDIEVRIGDGEYDQYIDRWAGRLQEFLTASTDRRAYVRLAHEMNGDWYPWSPTVGSSSAESYGRMWRHVHDRFERQGLTGDAVDWMWCVNAEDVGSHSAEQLYPGDSYVDWLGLDGYNWGQSQSWSGWESPDSVYGGMLDRLRDLADKPVCVAEFASSSMTKSGHDPQRKDEWIRNALTYFDDRGIDMWCWFNEDKETDWAVFDGARGTETVTHDGEQVDAYRAYRTTIDSSATATTDTMASKPAAGDPVAGDD encoded by the coding sequence GTGGAACCCGGAGCTGCCCGTCCTCAATCGGGCGGAGAACCGAACGAACTGCTCATCGGGGTTGCTCCTTCGACGAACGCCGTCCGAACGGCCGAACGCGCACTCCCGGCCGAGGCCCGAGTCGTCGGCCGAAACAGCACGTTGGGCTACGTGCGAGCCGAACTTCCCGAGCAGACATCTACGGCCGCGAAGGCCCGAGTCGCCGAGAGCGTCGCCAACCGGCCTGGCATCGAGTACGCGGAGCCGAACGCGATCTACGAGACCCTGCTGGTTCCGAACGATCCTCGCTTCGACGACCAGTACGCCCCCGAGATGGTGAACGCACCGAACGCGTGGGACACCACCCTTGGCGACGGTGACGTCACGATCGCAGTTGTGGATGAAGGTATCAAGTACGATCATCCAGATCTCGAGGGGAACATGGCAAGCGACGTCGGTCGGGACTTCGTCGATGACGACGACGATCCCTATCCTGACGATCTCAGCACCGAAGACCACGGTACACACGTCGCGGGCATTGCGGCCGCCGGGACCGACAACAGCGTGGGTGTCGCCGGCATCAGCAACGCGTCGCTGCTCAGCGTTCGTGCGCTCGACGAATCCGGTACGGGATACACCTCCGCTATCGCCGACGGCATCCAGTGGGCCGCGGACAACGGTGCGGACATCATCAATCTCTCGATCGGCGGCGGTGGATACACCGGGACGCTACAAAAGGCCGTCAGCTACGCGTACGGAAATGGCGTGTTGCTCGTCGCCGCTGCAGGCAACGATTACGGCGGTTCAGTCACCTATCCTGCGGCTTACAGCGAGTGCATGGCGATCTCGGCGCTCGACCCCGATGGCACCCTTGCCTCGTATTCGAATACAGGTCCCGAAATCGAACTCGCTGCGCCAGGAACCAACCTTCTCTCGACATGGGTCGATGATGGTTACAGCAGTTCGCTTTCAGGGACTTCGATGGCAACACCGGTCGTTTCGGGCGTTGCGGCTCTAGTGCTGTCGCAGCAAAGCTTCTCGAACGAGAAAGCGCGCACTCAGCTGAAGAACACGGCTGTCGATGTCGGGTTGACGAGCGAGAAACAAGGAGCCGGTCGGATCAACGCAGCGGCGGCTGTCAATGAGCCACTCCCGAGAGAACTGACGATCGCGGAGAACGACGGCGCGTGGACCACTTACGGCTTCTCGGTGAGCGGGAGCATCAGCCCGCGGAACAACATCGGCGGGGCGGACGAGATCAGCGCCGATGGGCAGCGTGCGACCGGCGGGGTGATCGACGGCTCCGATGGGTACACCATCACCGGCGAGATCACGAGCCTCAGCTTGAGTGGCGACGTCTCCCTGTACATGGATGGCGCGGAAGTGAGCGTCGAGCAGTACCTGCCCGACGTACTGACGATCGAGGGAAGCGGGTCGTGGAGCACTTACGAGTTTACCGCAACCGGTGGTGTCGCTCCGCGGAAGTACATCGGCGATGCCGACGAAATCGATGTCGACGCGGGTCGCGTTTCCGGTGGTGTCGGCAGCGGTTCCGACAGCTATCACATCGCGGGCGAGCTCACCGACGTCAGCGTCGAGGGGACTGCCGACGTCTATCGAAACGGCGAGCGACTCGACGTTGGTGGAGGTGGAGCCGAGGAGCACTCGCTCACGATCGCGGAGAACGACGGCGCGTGGACCGCCTACGGGTTCTCGGTGAGCGGGAGCATCAGCCCGCGGAACAACATCGGCGGGGCGGACGAGATCAGCGCCAGCGGGACGCGCGCGACCGGCGGGGTGATCGACGGCTCCGATGGGTACACCATCACCGGCGAGATCACGAGCCTCAGCCTGAGCGGCGACGCCACGGTGTACCTCGACGGCGAAGCTCTGAATGTGGAGGAGTACCTGCCGGATGTCCTCACCGTCGAGGGAAGCGGGTCGTGGAGCACCTACGAGTTTACCGCAACCGGTGGTGTCGCTCCGCGGAAGTACATCGGCGATGCCGACGAAATCGATGTCGACGCGGGTCGCGTTTCCGGTGGTGTCGGCAGCGGTTCCGACAGCTATCACATCGCGGGCGAACTCACCGACGTCAGTGTGGACAGCGGTGCGACCGTCTATCGGAACGGTGAAGAGACAAACAAGAGCGACTCTCCAACCATTGGCGTCTACAGCGGCCTCAGCGACGCGGATTTTAGTGCCGTTGGTCGAATGGAGGAGTGGCAAAACGCTCCTTACCCTGTTCAGAACCTGTTCGTTCCGTGGAACCCGGACGAGGGTCACATGAACTGGCTGTTCGATCGAATCCTCCCCCGGATTTGGAACGCAGGTCGGGTGCCGCTGATTACATGGGAACCGTACACGCCAGATACACGAACTTCGTCGGTCGACACCGCAGCCCTCGTCGAGCGCAACGAGTACGACGCGTACATCGAAAGCCTCGCGGACACCACTCCGGACGATATCGAGGTCCGGATCGGCGATGGAGAGTACGATCAGTACATCGATCGATGGGCCGGCCGACTACAGGAGTTCCTCACGGCTTCCACCGACCGGCGTGCGTACGTCCGGCTCGCCCACGAGATGAACGGCGACTGGTATCCGTGGTCGCCGACGGTGGGGAGCTCCTCGGCAGAGAGCTACGGCCGGATGTGGCGACACGTCCACGATCGGTTCGAGCGGCAGGGACTGACCGGGGACGCCGTCGACTGGATGTGGTGTGTGAACGCCGAGGATGTCGGCTCTCACTCCGCAGAGCAGCTGTATCCCGGCGATTCGTACGTCGACTGGCTCGGTCTCGATGGCTACAACTGGGGCCAGAGCCAGAGCTGGTCTGGATGGGAGTCGCCGGACAGCGTCTACGGCGGGATGCTCGACAGACTCCGCGACCTCGCCGACAAGCCGGTCTGCGTCGCGGAGTTCGCCAGCAGTTCGATGACGAAGTCGGGACACGACCCACAGCGAAAGGACGAGTGGATACGGAACGCCCTCACTTACTTCGACGACCGCGGGATCGACATGTGGTGTTGGTTCAACGAGGACAAGGAAACCGACTGGGCAGTCTTCGACGGCGCACGCGGGACCGAAACGGTGACACACGACGGCGAACAGGTCGACGCCTACCGTGCCTATCGAACGACGATCGATTCGTCCGCGACCGCCACCACGGACACGATGGCGTCGAAACCGGCGGCCGGCGACCCGGTCGCCGGCGACGACTGA
- a CDS encoding glycosyltransferase family 4 protein, whose protein sequence is MRILRVTQKLYPETMGGGAYHAHALSRDQAAMGHDVTVLTVTDDDDRPRHEERDGYTVLRRSVTAELLGNDLSAGVARFLRGAADYDVIHAHSHLYFSTNLAALKRGFDATPLAITNHGLYSQSAPEWLFRWYLRTLGRGTFDSADVVFCYTAADGRRLREFGVETDIEIVPNGIDTDRFRPDGPASDLIETGDPTILFVGRLVGGKRPNDALAAIERVRASHPDARLVFAGDGPLGADLERHAADNDLGSAVEFLGAIPYEEMPQLYRAADLFVLPSRAEGLPRTVLEALSTGVPVVTSDLPQLRSIVEGVGRTVPVGDVAGFAAALDDLASAPEHRTKLGERGRELVTADYDWSDTVARTTARLKTLHENADR, encoded by the coding sequence ATGCGCATTCTGCGGGTGACCCAGAAACTCTATCCGGAAACGATGGGGGGTGGAGCCTACCACGCGCACGCCCTCAGCCGCGACCAGGCCGCGATGGGTCACGACGTGACGGTGCTGACCGTCACCGACGATGACGATCGACCACGGCACGAGGAACGCGACGGCTACACCGTGCTCCGCCGTTCGGTGACCGCCGAACTGCTCGGCAACGACCTCTCGGCCGGTGTCGCACGCTTCCTCCGCGGGGCGGCCGATTACGACGTGATTCACGCCCACTCACACCTCTACTTCTCGACCAATCTCGCGGCGCTGAAACGCGGGTTCGACGCCACCCCACTCGCGATCACGAACCACGGACTCTACTCGCAGTCGGCCCCCGAGTGGCTGTTTCGGTGGTATCTCCGGACGCTCGGTCGTGGCACGTTCGACAGCGCCGACGTCGTGTTCTGTTACACCGCTGCCGACGGACGACGACTGCGGGAGTTCGGCGTCGAAACCGACATCGAGATCGTGCCGAACGGGATCGATACCGACCGTTTTCGCCCCGACGGACCGGCGAGCGATCTGATCGAGACGGGCGATCCGACGATCCTGTTCGTGGGCCGGCTGGTTGGCGGGAAACGGCCGAACGACGCGCTGGCGGCGATCGAACGGGTTCGTGCATCCCACCCGGACGCACGGTTGGTGTTCGCCGGAGACGGTCCGCTCGGGGCGGATCTCGAACGGCACGCTGCCGACAACGATCTCGGTTCGGCCGTCGAGTTTCTCGGGGCGATTCCCTACGAGGAGATGCCACAGCTGTACCGTGCTGCGGACCTGTTCGTTCTGCCGAGCCGTGCCGAGGGGTTGCCGCGGACGGTGCTCGAAGCCCTCTCGACGGGCGTTCCGGTCGTGACGAGCGACCTCCCCCAGCTGCGGTCGATCGTCGAAGGGGTGGGGCGCACTGTTCCCGTCGGTGACGTCGCTGGCTTCGCAGCGGCGCTCGACGATCTCGCGTCGGCCCCGGAGCACCGGACGAAACTCGGCGAACGCGGACGGGAACTGGTGACTGCCGACTACGACTGGAGCGACACGGTCGCACGGACGACGGCTCGACTAAAAACGCTCCACGAGAACGCAGATCGGTGA
- a CDS encoding NAD-dependent epimerase/dehydratase family protein, with the protein MILVTGGAGFIGGHLAEQFVRDGHDVVVLDDLDPYYDVDIKRRNIECAREAAHGGSGSYELVEGDVRDADLVADLVDEAAYVYHQAAQAGVRTSVENPRRVDDINVEGTLNVLDAARASPVERIVFASSSSVYGKPRDLPYDEDHPTTPISPYGVSKLAAENYVRVYGDLYDLSTVALRYFTVYGPRMRPNMAISNFVSRCANGEPPVVYGDGSQTRDFTYIDDVVRANAKLLDTDAADGEVLNIGSTDTVSIATLAEVIRDEIAPDLSIEHGERQAGDAEHTHADVTKAGDVLGYEPTEDIRSGVRQFIAWYRANREWYEPLVRSS; encoded by the coding sequence ATGATACTCGTCACCGGCGGTGCGGGGTTCATCGGCGGGCATCTCGCCGAACAGTTCGTCCGCGACGGTCACGACGTGGTCGTGCTCGATGACCTCGATCCGTACTACGACGTCGACATCAAGCGCCGAAACATCGAGTGCGCCCGCGAGGCCGCCCACGGCGGTTCGGGGAGCTACGAACTGGTTGAGGGGGACGTTCGTGATGCCGACCTCGTCGCCGACCTGGTGGACGAGGCGGCGTACGTCTACCATCAGGCCGCCCAGGCCGGCGTGCGAACCAGCGTCGAGAACCCCCGACGGGTCGACGACATCAACGTCGAGGGGACGCTGAACGTCCTCGATGCGGCGCGTGCCTCCCCCGTCGAGCGGATCGTCTTCGCGAGTTCGTCGTCGGTCTACGGCAAACCACGCGATCTCCCCTACGACGAGGACCACCCCACGACCCCGATCAGTCCCTACGGCGTCTCGAAGCTCGCCGCCGAGAACTACGTCCGGGTGTACGGTGACCTCTACGACCTCTCGACCGTGGCGCTCCGTTACTTCACCGTTTACGGTCCACGGATGCGCCCGAACATGGCGATCAGCAACTTCGTCTCCCGGTGTGCGAACGGCGAACCACCCGTCGTCTACGGCGACGGCTCCCAGACGCGGGATTTCACCTACATCGACGACGTCGTCCGCGCGAACGCGAAACTGCTCGATACCGACGCCGCCGACGGCGAGGTTCTGAACATCGGCAGCACCGACACCGTTTCGATCGCGACGCTCGCCGAGGTGATCCGGGACGAGATTGCACCCGACCTCTCCATCGAGCACGGCGAGCGTCAGGCCGGCGACGCCGAACACACTCACGCCGACGTGACGAAGGCGGGCGACGTGCTCGGCTACGAACCCACCGAAGACATCCGGAGCGGTGTTCGGCAGTTCATCGCGTGGTATCGGGCGAATCGAGAGTGGTACGAACCGCTCGTCCGATCCTCCTGA